A stretch of Cheilinus undulatus linkage group 20, ASM1832078v1, whole genome shotgun sequence DNA encodes these proteins:
- the csnk1db gene encoding casein kinase I isoform X1, translated as MELRVGNRYRLGRKIGSGSFGDIYLGTDISVGEEVAIKLECVKTKHPQLHIESKIYKMMQGGVGIPTIKWCGAEGDYNVMVMELLGPSLEDLFNFCSRKFSLKTVLLLADQMISRIEYIHSKNFIHRDVKPDNFLMGLGKKGNLVYIIDFGLAKKYRDARTHQHIPYRENKNLTGTARYASINTHLGIEQSRRDDLESLGYVLMYFNLGSLPWQGLKAATKRQKYERISEKKMSTPIEVLCKGYPSEFATYLNFCRSLRFDDKPDYSYLRQLFRNLFHRQGFSYDYVFDWNMLKFGANRAAEDAERERRDREDRLRHGRNPGARGIPAASGRPRGTQDGAPPTPLTPTSHTANTSPRQVSGMERERKVSMRLHRGAPVNVSSSDLTGRQDTSRMSTSQMVSGVPPPAGVHLLAPR; from the exons GCACAGATATCTCAGTTGGTGAGGAGGTTGCCATTAAGTTGGAATGCGTGAAGACCAAACACCCCCAGCTCCACATTGAGAGCAAGATCTACAAGATGATGCAAGGAGGAG tgGGCATCCCGACAATAAAGTGGTGTGGAGCAGAAGGAGACTACAATGTGATGGTGATGGAGCTGCTGGGACCCAGCCTGGAGGATCTCTTCAACTTCTGCTCCCGTAAATTCAGCCTGAAGACGGTCCTGCTGCTCGCAGATCAGATG ATCAGTCGCATTGAGTACATTCACTCCAAGAACTTCATCCACAGAGACGTGAAGCCTGATAACTTCCTGATGGGACTGGGCAAAAAGGGCAACCTCGTCTACATCATCGACTTTGGATTGGCCAAAAAATACCGTGATGCTCGAACGCACCAGCACATTCCATACCGTGAGAACAAGAACCTGACTGGAACAGCTCGCTACGCCTCCATCAACACACATCTGGGGATTG AGCAGTCGAGGCGTGATGACCTGGAGTCTTTGGGCTACGTCCTCATGTATTTCAACCTGGGCTCACTGCCTTGGCAAGGCCTCAAGGCTGCCACCAAGAGGCAAAAGTATGAACGAATCAGTGAGAAGAAAATGTCCACCCCTATCGAAGTGCTCTGCAAAGGATATCCCT CCGAGTTTGCCACCTATTTGAACTTCTGCCGCTCCCTGCGGTTCGACGACAAGCCGGACTATTCGTACCTGCGACAACTCTTCAGGAACTTGTTCCACAGACAGGGCTTCTCTTATGACTACGTGTTTGACTGGAACATGCTCAAGTTT GGAGCCAATCGTGCCGCAGAGGACGCAGAGCGAGAGCGCAGAGACCGGGAGGACAGGCTGAGACACGGCAGGAATCCAGGGGCCAGAGGGATACCTGCTGCATCAGGTAGACCACGAGGAACACAGGATGGAGCCCCGCCCACCCCACTCACACCCACCTCACACACAG CAAACACATCTCCACGACAAGTGTCTGGCATGGAGCGTGAACGAAAGGTCAGCATGCGACTGCACCGTGGTGCTCCCGTCAACGTGTCCTCCTCAGATCTGACAGGACGGCAGGACACGTCCCGCATGTCCACCTCACAG ATGGTGTCCGGTGTCCCGCCGCCTGCTGGCGTCCATCTTCTCGCTCCACGATGA
- the csnk1db gene encoding casein kinase I isoform X2, with protein sequence MELRVGNRYRLGRKIGSGSFGDIYLGTDISVGEEVAIKLECVKTKHPQLHIESKIYKMMQGGVGIPTIKWCGAEGDYNVMVMELLGPSLEDLFNFCSRKFSLKTVLLLADQMISRIEYIHSKNFIHRDVKPDNFLMGLGKKGNLVYIIDFGLAKKYRDARTHQHIPYRENKNLTGTARYASINTHLGIEQSRRDDLESLGYVLMYFNLGSLPWQGLKAATKRQKYERISEKKMSTPIEVLCKGYPSEFATYLNFCRSLRFDDKPDYSYLRQLFRNLFHRQGFSYDYVFDWNMLKFGANRAAEDAERERRDREDRLRHGRNPGARGIPAASGRPRGTQDGAPPTPLTPTSHTANTSPRQVSGMERERKVSMRLHRGAPVNVSSSDLTGRQDTSRMSTSQNSIPYEHHAK encoded by the exons GCACAGATATCTCAGTTGGTGAGGAGGTTGCCATTAAGTTGGAATGCGTGAAGACCAAACACCCCCAGCTCCACATTGAGAGCAAGATCTACAAGATGATGCAAGGAGGAG tgGGCATCCCGACAATAAAGTGGTGTGGAGCAGAAGGAGACTACAATGTGATGGTGATGGAGCTGCTGGGACCCAGCCTGGAGGATCTCTTCAACTTCTGCTCCCGTAAATTCAGCCTGAAGACGGTCCTGCTGCTCGCAGATCAGATG ATCAGTCGCATTGAGTACATTCACTCCAAGAACTTCATCCACAGAGACGTGAAGCCTGATAACTTCCTGATGGGACTGGGCAAAAAGGGCAACCTCGTCTACATCATCGACTTTGGATTGGCCAAAAAATACCGTGATGCTCGAACGCACCAGCACATTCCATACCGTGAGAACAAGAACCTGACTGGAACAGCTCGCTACGCCTCCATCAACACACATCTGGGGATTG AGCAGTCGAGGCGTGATGACCTGGAGTCTTTGGGCTACGTCCTCATGTATTTCAACCTGGGCTCACTGCCTTGGCAAGGCCTCAAGGCTGCCACCAAGAGGCAAAAGTATGAACGAATCAGTGAGAAGAAAATGTCCACCCCTATCGAAGTGCTCTGCAAAGGATATCCCT CCGAGTTTGCCACCTATTTGAACTTCTGCCGCTCCCTGCGGTTCGACGACAAGCCGGACTATTCGTACCTGCGACAACTCTTCAGGAACTTGTTCCACAGACAGGGCTTCTCTTATGACTACGTGTTTGACTGGAACATGCTCAAGTTT GGAGCCAATCGTGCCGCAGAGGACGCAGAGCGAGAGCGCAGAGACCGGGAGGACAGGCTGAGACACGGCAGGAATCCAGGGGCCAGAGGGATACCTGCTGCATCAGGTAGACCACGAGGAACACAGGATGGAGCCCCGCCCACCCCACTCACACCCACCTCACACACAG CAAACACATCTCCACGACAAGTGTCTGGCATGGAGCGTGAACGAAAGGTCAGCATGCGACTGCACCGTGGTGCTCCCGTCAACGTGTCCTCCTCAGATCTGACAGGACGGCAGGACACGTCCCGCATGTCCACCTCACAG AATAGCATTCCCTACGAGCATCACGCCAAGTAG
- the LOC121528399 gene encoding monocarboxylate transporter 4-like — MGGAVVDDAPPGVKAPDGGWGWAVLVGGFVITGFSYAFPKAVSVFFKELIREFDVGYSDTAWISSIVLAMLYGTGPLCSVMVNRYGCRPVMMFGGFCASLGMILASFATSIIHIYLCTGVITGLGLALNFQPSLIMLNRYFNEKRPLANGLAAAGSPVALCCLSPLGQFLQYQYGWRGGFLILGGLLLNCCACAALMRPLVPPKKPQELELGDPTAVEKEKKPPPKKKLLDFSVFKDRGFVIYTIAASIMVLGLFVPPVFVVNYAKGLKYEDTKSALLLTILGFVDMFSRPTCGLIAGLKWVRPRCVYFFSLAIIFNGVTDLVGSQATDYVGLVVFCIFFGMSYGMVGALQFEVLMAIVGTEKFSSAIGLVLLMEAIAVLVGPPGAGRLLDTTHQYMHVFLLAGCEVTLSAFVIALGNYFCIKKKDEEPEAKLERAVTDAERDGLNPGGEKVEDEEAEEEQRGKENGNISPERADEDVVVVKENGVTSGEENTSM, encoded by the exons ATgggaggagcagtggtggacgaCGCGCCTCCAGGTGTGAAGGCTCCAGACGGCGGCTGGGGTTGGGCAGTGTTAGTCGGCGGCTTTGTCATCACCGGTTTCTCCTATGCTTTCCCCAAGGCGGTCAGCGTCTTCTTCAAGGAACTGATCCGAGAGTTTGATGTTGGCTACAGCGACACGGCCTGGATCTCCTCTATAGTGCTTGCCATGTTGTACGGCAcag gCCCTCTGTGCAGCGTGATGGTGAACAGGTACGGCTGTCGGCCCGTGATGATGTTCGGCGGTTTCTGTGCCTCTCTGGGAATGATTCTGGCCTCCTTCGCCACCAGCATCATCCACATCTACCTCTGCACTGGAGTTATTACTG GTCTGGGTCTGGCATTGAATTTCCAGCCGTCTCTGATCATGCTGAATCGATACTTCAACGAGAAGCGTCCTCTGGCTAATGGCCTGGCAGCGGCCGGCAGCCCCGTGGCGCTGTGCTGCCTGTCCCCTCTGGGCCAGTTTCTCCAGTATCAGTACGGCTGGAGGGGGGGCTTCCTCATACTGGGAGGGCTGCTGCTCAACTGCTGTGCATGTGCTGCCCTCATGCGGCCACTGGTGCCCCCTAAGAAGCCCCAGGAGCTAGAGCTGGGCGACCCCACAGCTGTAGAGAAGGAGAAGAAGCCCCCACCCAAGAAGAAGCTGTTGGACTTCAGCGTGTTTAAGGACAGAGGGTTCGTCATCTACACCATTGCAGCGTCCATCATGGTCCTTGGTCTGTTTGTGCCTCCGGTCTTTGTGGTCAACTATGCTAAAGGGCTCAAATATGAGGACACCAAGTCTGCACTGCTGCTCACCATCCTAGGATTTGTTGATATGTTTTCTCGGCCCACCTGTGGACTCATAGCCGGTCTGAAGTGGGTACGGCCCAGGTGTGTCTACTTCTTCAGCTTGGCCATCATCTTCAATGGGGTCACTGACCTTGTAGGCTCACAG GCAACAGACTACGTTGGTCTGGTGGTCTTCTGTATCTTCTTCGGTATGTCGTACGGCATGGTGGGAGCGCTGCAGTTCGAGGTCCTGATGGCGATTGTCGGGACAGAGAAGTTCTCCAGCGCCATTGGGCTGGTGCTGCTGATGGAGGCCATCGCCGTTCTAGTGGGACCTCCTGGAGCAG GTCGCCTCTTGGACACCACCCATCAGTACATGCACGTCTTCCTGCTGGCGGGCTGCGAGGTCACTCTGTCGGCCTTCGTCATTGCTTTAGGAAACTACTTCTGTATCAAAAAGAAAGATGAAGAACCCGAGGCGAAGCTGGAGAGGGCTGTGACGGATGCAGAGAGAGATGGACTGAACCCTGGAGGGGAGAAagtggaggatgaggaggcagaagaggagcagagagggaaGGAGAATGGGAATATCAGCCCAGAGAGAGCGGATGAAGACGTGGTGGTGGTGAAGGAGAACGGGGTGACGAGTGGAGAGGAGAACACATCGATGTGA